In Chrysemys picta bellii isolate R12L10 chromosome 3, ASM1138683v2, whole genome shotgun sequence, a single genomic region encodes these proteins:
- the CHRM3 gene encoding muscarinic acetylcholine receptor M3 — MFLAGLRRLCQRVTMILHNNTTVSPSFSNVSFFWNRDSQGTRLLEDATSVTGSYDFPQTTESFLFTTVETANRSLDGMSKDPLGGHTLWQVVLIAFLTGILALVTIIGNILVIVAFKVNKQLKTVNNYFLLSLACADLIIGVISMNLFTTYIIMDRWALGSLACDLWLSIDYVASNASVMNLLVISFDRYFSITRPLTYRAKRTTKRAGMMIGLAWVISFILWAPAILFWQYFVGKRTVPPDECYIQFLSEPVITFGTAIAAFYLPVTIMTILYWRIYKETEKRTKELAGLQASGSKAEAARFIRQTGSSRSCSSYELQQQSMKRSTRRKYGRCHFWLTTKSWKPSQDQGDQEHSSSDSWNNNDAAASLENSASSDEEDIATETRAIYSIVLKLPGHSTILNSTKLPSSEDLNGSGDNLQTSNMGSKERKPKRLHSQKSVEDGGNFHKNFSKLPVQPGSAVEAAKVSENIPSAAKTSTALPLSFKEATLAKKFALKTRSQITKRKRMSLIKEKKAAQTLSAILFAFIITWTPYNIMVLVNTFCDSCIPKTFWNLGYWLCYINSTVNPMCYALCNKTFRTTFKMLLLCQCDKRKRRKQQYQQRQSVIFHKRIPQEAS, encoded by the coding sequence actATGTCAGAGAGTCACAATGATCCTGCACAATAACACTACAGTCTCCCCCTCGTTTTCAAATGTGAGCTTCTTCTGGAATAGAGATTCCCAGGGAACGAGGCTTCTTGAGGATGCGACATCGGTCACTGGCAGCTATGACTTCCCTCAGACAACTGAGAGTTTTCTCTTCACTACTGTGGAAACAGCCAATAGGTCACTAGATGGCATGAGCAAAGATCCTCTGGGTGGACACACACTCTGGCAAGTAGTTCTGATCGCCTTCCTCACTGGCATCCTCGCACTGGTGACCATCATAGGAAACATCTTGGTGATTGTGGCATTTAAAGTTAACAAACAACTTAAAACAGTCAACAATTACTTCCTGCTGAGTCTTGCATGTGCAGATTTGATCATTGGTGTTATTTCAATGAACCTTTTCACCACATACATCATCATGGACCGCTGGGCTTTGGGAAGTTTGGCCTGTGATCTATGGCTCTCCATTGACTATGTAGCCAGCAACGCCTCTGTCATGAACCTCCTTGTCATAAGTTTTGACAGGTATTTTTCCATCACCAGGCCACTTACATATAGAGCTAAACGAACAACCAAAAGGGCTGGAATGATGATAGGCTTAGCTTGGGTCATCTCGTTCATTCTTTGGGCCCCTGCCATCTTGTTTTGGCAGTATTTTGTTGGGAAAAGAACTGTGCCTCCTGATGAATGTTATATCCAGTTTCTAAGTGAACCTGTCATCACTTTTGGCACTGCCATAGCTGCCTTTTATTTGCCAGTCACCATTATGACTATTTTATACTGGAGGATCTACAAGGAGACAGAGAAACGCACCAAGGAGTTAGCAGGGTTACAGGCCTCGGGCAGCAAAGCTGAAGCAGCACGCTTCATTCGCCAAACTGGTAGCTCCAGAAGCTGCAGCAGCTatgagctgcagcagcagagtaTGAAGCGCTCTACCAGAAGGAAATACGGCCGATGCCACTTCTGGCTTACAACAAAGAGCTGGAAACCCAGCCAGGATCAGGGGGACCAGGAGCACAGCAGCAGCGATAGCTGGAACAACAATGACGCCGCTGCTTCTCTTGAAAACTCTGCCTCCTCTGATGAAGAAGACATTGCCACGGAAACGAGGGCCATTTATTCTATTGTGCTGAAGCTTCCCGGTCACAGCACCATCCTCAACTCCACTAAACTACCCTCATCTGAAGACTTGAATGGGTCAGGGGACAACTTGCAGACGTCCAACATGGGGTCAAAGGAAAGGAAACCTAAAAGGTTGCACTCTCAGAAAAGTGTGGAGGATGGAGGAAACTTTCACAAGAACTTTTCTAAGCTTCCAGTTCAGCCAGGATCAGCAGTAGAGGCAGCCAAGGTTTCCGAAAACATTCCGTCAGCGGCTAAGACATCCACAGCCCTGCCTTTATCCTTCAAGGAAGCAACcctggccaaaaagtttgccttgAAGACCAGAAGTCAGATCACCAAGCGAAAACGAATGTCACTTATCaaagaaaagaaagcagcacagacGCTCAGTGCTATTTTGTTTGCCTTCATCATCACCTGGACACCATACAACATCATGGTTCTGGTGAACACCTTTTGTGATAGCTGTATCCCCAAAACATTTTGGAATCTGGGGTACTGGCTTTGTTACATCAATAGCACAGTGAACCCTATGTGCTATGCATTGTGTAACAAAACATTCAGAACCACTTTCAAGATGTTACTGCTGTGCCAGTGTGACAAACGGAAACGACGCAAACAGCAGTATCAGCAGAGGCAGTCAGTCATTTTTCATAAGCGGATCCCCCAGGAGGCTTCATAG